Proteins encoded by one window of Procambarus clarkii isolate CNS0578487 chromosome 55, FALCON_Pclarkii_2.0, whole genome shotgun sequence:
- the LOC138352885 gene encoding seminal vesicle major clotting proteins-like yields the protein MSGRTTVSGRTTVSGRPTMSGRTTVSGRLIVSGRTTMSGRTTVSGRTTVSGRTTVSGRTTMSGRTTVSGRTTVSGRTTVSGNTTVSGRTTMSGRTTVSGRTTVSGRTTVSGNTTVSGRTTMSGRTTVSGRSTVSGRTTVSGRTTVSGNTTVSGRTTMSGRTTVSGRSTVSGNTTVSGRTTVSGRTTVSGRTTVSGNTTVSGRTTMSGRTTVSGRTTVSGRTTVSGRTTMLYEPLPHDLLHHLAWFTS from the exons ATGAGTGGgcgtacaacagtaagtggtcgtacaacagtaagtggtcgtccaACAATGAGTGGgcgtacaacagtaagtggtcgtttaaTAGTAAGTGGTCGTACAACAATGAGTGGgcgtacaacagtaagtggtcgtacaacagtaagtggtcgtacaacagtaagtggtcgtacaACAATGAGTGGgcgtacaacagtaagtggtcgtacaacagtaagtggtcgtacaacagtaagtggtaatacaacagtaagtggtcgtacaACAATGAGTGgtcgtacaacagtaagtggtcgtacaacagtaagtggtcgtacaacagtaagtggtaatacaacagtaagtggtcgtacaACAATGAGTGgtcgtacaacagtaagtggtcgttcaacagtaagtggtcgtacaacagtaagtggtcgtacaacagtaagtggtaatacaacagtaagtggtcgtacaACAATGAGTGgtcgtacaacagtaagtggtcgttcaacagtaagtggtaatacaacagtaagtggtcgtacaacagtaagtggtcgtacaacagtaagtggtcgtacaacagtaagtggtaatacaacagtaagtggtcgtacaACAATGAGTGgtcgtacaacagtaagtggtcgtacaacagtaagtggtcgtacaacagtaagtggtcgtacaaca atgctctacgagcctcttCCTCACGACctgctccatcaccttgcatggtttacaagttag